AATTTTTAATGAGTGCGCGAGACAGAACGGCTAAGTCAAAAGCAGTGGTGACATGTTCTGGATCTGGTAGGCCACTGGCATTTTTAAAGTGGCTATCTTTCATGCCAAGTTCAGCTGCTGTTTCATTCATCTTAACCGCAAAGGATTCTTCAGAAAATGCGATATGCTCGGCAATAGCAACAGCTGCGTCATTTCCTGATTGAACAATTAATCCTTGGAGTAGATCATTAACAGACACAAGCGTTCCTTCTTCTAAGAACATTCTTGAGCCACTCATACTGCGTGATTTTGCGGAGACAAGTACTTTATCATTGGCGTGAATAGTCCCTTTTTGTAGGGCATCAGCAGCAACGTAATCTGTCATGACTTTAGTGATACTTGCAGGTTCTAATTGCAGTCTACTGTTAGATTCAGCAAGTATTGCCCCTGTTTCATAATCCATGATAATCCATGATTTAACGGCATATTCTGGGAGCTGAAGCGTAGAGTTTGGTGATTGTGCGACGGAAAGTGACATCGAAGTCACCGCCACAGCGCAGATTGTGAAAAGTTTTTTAAACATAATTTTTTATCTTTAGAAATGGATAATGGTTGTAGATACAGGAAGAGAGAATGCTGCATTTCCTGCTTCTTCACGACTATTATAATGACCAACATAGACACGATATAGCCCTTTATCATACTTGACTTGGGTCGGTTGTTGCAGTCTATTTGTCATATTTTGTTGAAAGTTGAGTGCATTTTGCTCACTTCCAAAAGATCCTAATTGAATATGGTAACCCGATGCAAGGTTGCTATTTCCTGCGAGAGATTGCGTTTGATTCGTGTAACTAGAATTAATAAACTCTTGGCTAGGCGGAGCTTGATCGAAGTATTGTTGCTCAACGATCGTCACATTATCGCTAGCGCTTGCCTTGGCTGCTGTAATTGCAGATTTTGCCTCAGTTCTAGGATTATTGCGTGGTTTTTTATTGGGATCTAAATATTGGTGTGGTCCGATAGCTTCAACGATTACCGGCGCGGTTCCTTTTTGGACAACATCAAGCTCTTTTGCTGCTGCATAGGATAAATCAATAATGCGCCCTTTTACAAAAGGTCCCCGATCATTGACCATTACGGTGATCGATTTATTGGTATCTGTATTTGTGACCGTGACAAAGCTTGGGATAGGTAGTGTCTTATGCGCTGCGGTATAAGCATGCATATCATAAGGTGTTCCGCTTGAGGTCGGTTTTCCGTGGAATTTATCCCCATACCAAGATGCCATCCCTTTCTCTTTGTAGCCTTTTGTTGTTGGAAGAAGGGTGTATGTTTTGCCAAAAACCACATAACTAGAAGGGTTTCCTGATTTGCTTAAAGGAAGATCTTGTGGGGTTGCCCCTCTGCCATTATGCGCTTTTGGCTTTTTACTACCCGCACAGCTAGCAATCACAAAGATTGCTAGGGTACAGATCAGGAGTTTTTTAGTGGTACTAAATCCCATTAACGAACTCCTTTCTTAATCGCCTCTGATACTTGGAATACCGCTAATGCGTAAAGTTTTGAGCTATTGTAACGAGTGATTGCATAGAAGTTGCGGTAACCGATCCACCATTCGTCAACTTTTGGGCTACTTGTAACTTCAAATTCAAAAAGCGTCACTTTTGCAGATGGATCTGCATTAGTAATAATGCCGGCATTTTTAAGTTGTGCTACTGTCTCTTTAGGTGGTGTTAAGCGCCCTGTTTGTTTGAGTGCTTGATAAGCGTTGTTACTAGTGCTAACGGAGACTTGCTCGGCAATTTTAGCGCCACGAACCCATCCTGCTTTCATGAGATAGTTTCCAACAGACCCAATGGCATCAACAGGGTTGTTCCAAAGGTCACGTTTACCATCACCATCAAAGTCCACAGCATAAGCAAGATAGCTTGATGGCATAAATTGAGGATAACCCATTGCGCCGGCATAAGAGCCTTTATAGCTAAACGGATCCCCGCCATTTTCGTTTAAGATTTGAAAGAAAGCCGCTAACTCGCCGGAGAAAAATGCCGCTCGTCTTGGGTAATCAAAAGCAAGCGTGGAGAGTGCATCAACGACTTTCCATGATCCGCGGTTTTGTCCATATCCTGTTTCA
The nucleotide sequence above comes from Ignatzschineria rhizosphaerae. Encoded proteins:
- a CDS encoding septal ring lytic transglycosylase RlpA family protein; translated protein: MGFSTTKKLLICTLAIFVIASCAGSKKPKAHNGRGATPQDLPLSKSGNPSSYVVFGKTYTLLPTTKGYKEKGMASWYGDKFHGKPTSSGTPYDMHAYTAAHKTLPIPSFVTVTNTDTNKSITVMVNDRGPFVKGRIIDLSYAAAKELDVVQKGTAPVIVEAIGPHQYLDPNKKPRNNPRTEAKSAITAAKASASDNVTIVEQQYFDQAPPSQEFINSSYTNQTQSLAGNSNLASGYHIQLGSFGSEQNALNFQQNMTNRLQQPTQVKYDKGLYRVYVGHYNSREEAGNAAFSLPVSTTIIHF
- the mltB gene encoding lytic murein transglycosylase B; protein product: MRLRLLTLSLISAMTMTACASNVSSQSNLEASKASEPARLQQSEQISKPLPKVDPTTKAERTGLAERADVQAFITKTSREKNLDAKWMTDVLNHTKLQPKIVEAMNRPAEGTMNWGKYRPIFMTDKRINDGIKFYNQYESDFIRAEEVYGVDRFVIAAIIGVETGYGQNRGSWKVVDALSTLAFDYPRRAAFFSGELAAFFQILNENGGDPFSYKGSYAGAMGYPQFMPSSYLAYAVDFDGDGKRDLWNNPVDAIGSVGNYLMKAGWVRGAKIAEQVSVSTSNNAYQALKQTGRLTPPKETVAQLKNAGIITNADPSAKVTLFEFEVTSSPKVDEWWIGYRNFYAITRYNSSKLYALAVFQVSEAIKKGVR